Proteins encoded together in one Peribacillus asahii window:
- a CDS encoding FAD-binding oxidoreductase, protein MMYSTLEKHVGSRLIRPNDARYDEVRRVWNAVIDRKPAAIVVCESENDVIAAVQFAKENELSISIRGGGHHVAGLAVCDDGVMIDLSHMRKVTVDEKRQVAVVEGGATLGDIDLETQKYGLAVPTGTVSETGVAGLALNGGIGYLRGKYGLTCDNLVGARVVTADGVVLEVNEKNHQDLFWAIRGGGGNFGVVTRFEFALHAVGPEVLALDVMYDFKDAKDILNKAQQFLAQAPDEAVSLNITAAVLPPAPFLPEFLHHKKVIMLLGIYAGDAKEGQTVIQPLRELAEPIVDQTGVVPFVAFQKKLDPMVPKTVPVYGSSLFFDELDDTVIEQLLYKIDNAPAPSILVQLWALGGKMNRVPVHATPFAIRNAKFVLLVDVMAMAGDDAVCKQWIDSVYGGLLPFSYKNASYLNGVGVSDDVTTNAFQENYERLVEVKKTYDPSNRFRHNHNINPQG, encoded by the coding sequence ATGATGTATAGTACCCTTGAGAAGCATGTAGGCAGCCGATTAATACGTCCAAATGATGCGCGTTATGATGAAGTAAGAAGGGTTTGGAATGCTGTAATTGATAGAAAACCAGCCGCAATAGTAGTTTGTGAGTCAGAAAATGATGTGATTGCAGCTGTACAGTTTGCGAAGGAAAATGAATTATCTATTTCGATTCGCGGTGGAGGACACCATGTAGCCGGCCTTGCTGTTTGTGATGATGGGGTAATGATCGACTTATCACACATGAGAAAAGTAACAGTAGATGAAAAGAGACAAGTGGCTGTTGTAGAAGGTGGAGCTACTCTTGGAGATATAGATCTTGAAACTCAAAAGTATGGACTGGCAGTTCCTACTGGGACGGTTTCCGAAACAGGTGTTGCCGGGTTAGCTCTAAATGGCGGTATTGGTTATTTAAGAGGGAAGTATGGGTTAACTTGTGACAATCTTGTTGGTGCAAGAGTCGTAACAGCGGACGGTGTTGTGCTTGAGGTTAATGAAAAGAATCATCAAGATTTATTTTGGGCAATTCGCGGAGGCGGCGGAAATTTTGGGGTCGTCACTAGATTTGAGTTTGCCTTGCATGCCGTAGGTCCAGAAGTGTTGGCTTTGGATGTGATGTACGATTTTAAGGATGCAAAAGACATCTTAAACAAAGCTCAACAATTTTTGGCTCAAGCTCCTGATGAAGCAGTTTCTCTTAATATAACAGCTGCTGTTCTGCCGCCTGCCCCGTTTTTACCTGAATTTTTACATCATAAAAAGGTAATCATGCTTTTAGGAATCTATGCAGGTGATGCGAAAGAAGGCCAAACAGTTATTCAACCGCTTCGCGAGTTAGCAGAACCAATTGTTGATCAAACAGGAGTAGTGCCATTTGTAGCGTTCCAAAAGAAGCTAGACCCAATGGTGCCAAAAACCGTACCTGTTTATGGAAGCTCTCTTTTCTTTGATGAATTGGATGATACAGTCATTGAGCAGCTCCTCTATAAAATAGACAATGCGCCGGCTCCAAGCATCCTTGTTCAGCTATGGGCACTTGGCGGAAAAATGAATCGAGTACCTGTTCATGCAACTCCATTTGCCATCCGAAATGCAAAGTTTGTCCTGTTGGTTGATGTAATGGCTATGGCTGGAGACGATGCTGTATGTAAACAATGGATAGATTCCGTATATGGAGGACTGCTCCCATTTTCCTACAAAAATGCCTCATATCTTAATGGAGTCGGTGTAAGCGACGATGTAACGACTAATGCATTTCAAGAAAACTACGAGCGCTTAGTAGAGGTAAAGAAAACGTACGATCCAAGTAATAGATTCCGTCATAACCATAACATTAATCCACAAGGATAA
- a CDS encoding LLM class flavin-dependent oxidoreductase — MSNIQIPVSVLNLAPIREGQSAKEAIEAMVDLAQATEKMGYTRYWIAEHHNTPTLVSSATSILIKHTLEHTEHIRVGSGGIMLPNHSPLVVAEQFGTMATIYPNRLDLGLGRAPGTDMMTANALRRAQKDSVYTFPNDVQALLTYFGPEELQSYVKAYPGVGTNIPIYILGSSTDSAVLAAKLGLPYVFASHFAPRYMEEAISIYRDRFQPSPYLDSPYMMVCLNVIAAESDEEATFESTTMQQFFLNVVRGSQTPLQPPVENMDHIWSQPEKAMAASMSSVTLLGNKDSIRKQLTSFQEKYNVDEIMAVSYIYDGNKQKRSYEILKEIVDGK, encoded by the coding sequence ATGTCAAATATACAAATACCTGTATCAGTCTTAAACTTAGCTCCTATTCGTGAAGGACAAAGTGCGAAAGAAGCTATCGAGGCAATGGTCGATTTAGCGCAAGCGACTGAGAAGATGGGCTATACAAGATATTGGATTGCTGAGCATCATAACACACCAACATTAGTGAGTTCAGCGACTTCTATTTTAATTAAACACACTTTAGAGCATACAGAACATATACGTGTTGGGTCTGGAGGAATTATGCTGCCTAACCACTCCCCTTTAGTTGTTGCGGAACAATTCGGAACGATGGCAACCATCTATCCTAATCGATTGGACTTAGGTCTTGGCCGAGCTCCGGGCACGGATATGATGACCGCAAATGCACTAAGACGAGCTCAAAAGGATTCTGTCTATACATTTCCGAACGATGTTCAGGCATTACTTACGTATTTCGGACCTGAAGAGCTTCAAAGTTATGTAAAAGCTTATCCAGGTGTTGGAACAAATATCCCAATCTATATCCTCGGTTCTTCGACGGATTCTGCCGTTCTAGCAGCTAAATTAGGCTTGCCCTATGTATTCGCTTCTCACTTCGCACCAAGATATATGGAGGAAGCTATTTCTATTTATCGCGACCGATTCCAGCCATCTCCATACTTAGACTCTCCATATATGATGGTCTGCTTGAATGTGATTGCCGCTGAAAGCGACGAAGAAGCTACATTCGAATCAACCACCATGCAGCAGTTTTTCCTAAATGTTGTTCGCGGATCTCAAACACCGTTACAACCTCCTGTTGAAAATATGGATCACATTTGGAGTCAGCCTGAAAAAGCAATGGCTGCATCAATGTCCAGTGTGACTCTGTTAGGAAATAAAGATTCGATTCGAAAACAGTTGACGAGTTTTCAAGAGAAGTATAACGTCGATGAAATTATGGCTGTATCATATATTTATGATGGTAACAAACAAAAACGGTCTTATGAGATTCTAAAAGAAATCGTGGATGGCAAATAA
- a CDS encoding Fe(3+) ABC transporter substrate-binding protein, which yields MKLSKLFKPLLVSAALTVGLAGCGGTDESKSKDEETKSKTTENQEVNIYTARHYEADDEIYKKFTEETGIEVNVIKGEAEELIERIKREGESTEADLFVTVDGGVLANAKQNDILQPVTSDVINKNVPENLRDADNNWIGLATRARIIAYAKDRVSPEELSTYEDLTSEKWNGKLLVRSSTSLYNQSLLASFIELNGEEKAEQWAKGIVNNFARQPDGGDRDQAKAIAAGTGDVAIMNTYYVGLLANSEDPEEVKVADSIGVFFPNQETNGTHVNISGIGLTKYSENEENAVKLIEYMTDVEAQEFLAANNYEFPVNPNAAKPELLESWGEFKMQELNFDTLGEHNQKAIEIFNKTGWK from the coding sequence ATGAAGTTATCAAAGTTATTTAAGCCTTTGCTAGTTAGTGCTGCACTAACAGTCGGTCTAGCTGGTTGCGGTGGTACAGATGAAAGTAAATCCAAAGACGAAGAAACAAAATCTAAAACAACGGAAAATCAAGAAGTAAATATCTATACGGCAAGACATTACGAAGCTGATGATGAGATTTACAAGAAATTCACAGAAGAAACAGGCATTGAAGTGAATGTGATAAAAGGAGAAGCAGAAGAGCTGATTGAGAGAATAAAGCGTGAAGGCGAAAGTACAGAAGCTGATTTATTTGTAACAGTAGATGGCGGAGTCCTTGCTAACGCAAAGCAAAATGATATTTTGCAACCTGTGACTTCAGATGTTATTAATAAAAACGTACCTGAAAACCTTCGCGATGCGGATAATAACTGGATTGGGTTGGCGACAAGAGCACGTATTATTGCTTATGCAAAAGATAGAGTTTCACCGGAAGAATTGTCTACATATGAGGATTTAACAAGCGAGAAATGGAATGGGAAATTGTTAGTTCGTTCTTCAACAAGTTTATATAACCAATCATTGCTTGCCTCTTTCATTGAGTTAAACGGTGAAGAAAAAGCAGAGCAATGGGCAAAAGGAATCGTGAACAATTTTGCTCGTCAGCCAGATGGCGGTGACCGTGACCAAGCTAAAGCGATTGCTGCAGGCACTGGTGATGTTGCGATTATGAACACATATTATGTTGGTCTGCTTGCAAACTCAGAAGACCCAGAGGAAGTAAAAGTTGCTGACAGTATCGGAGTCTTTTTCCCGAACCAAGAAACAAATGGTACTCATGTGAATATCAGCGGAATTGGTTTAACAAAGTACAGTGAAAATGAAGAAAATGCAGTTAAGCTTATTGAATATATGACGGACGTTGAAGCTCAAGAATTTTTAGCAGCTAATAACTATGAATTCCCAGTAAATCCTAATGCAGCTAAGCCAGAATTGCTAGAGAGCTGGGGAGAGTTCAAAATGCAAGAGCTAAACTTTGATACTTTAGGGGAGCATAATCAAAAAGCAATTGAGATCTTTAATAAAACAGGCTGGAAATAA
- a CDS encoding ABC transporter permease: MKAELLKRKVKKEFNGWWTISLVGAVVILLPILFIFSSIFQEPNENWFHIRQYLLGNYVANTIILVVLTGVFTSFLGVTLAWLVAAYDFPLKRFFRWGLMLPLAIPTFIAVYTYRTMLGYTGVVQTTLRNHFDYQLKAEWLTVSGISGAVFIFTLFLFPYVYMITRAFLESQSTSYIENARLLGRKPLAVFYKVVLPLSRPAIVGGTVLVIYEVLGDYGVTSYLGIHTISTAIFQTWFRMYDVNSAMRLAAWLMVIIAGVFFLEKLLRQRRRYHLSNKSRPLVPVKLRGMAGIAAFLYCGIVFLLGFLIPFVQLIAWAKLTFHKVWDASFFTLFYQTVYVALASTLLILILSVVVANVCRSHSSFSFIISKCVTLGYSIPGPIIAIGVLAVFISLDKWLAPIYSSMGLGEAPLILSLSLVMLIVGYFIRFMATGFNAIEVGFEKVGTKYTEASRILGLGVTKTFFKVDLPLIKGSLISGFIVTFVEICKELPLALLLRPFNFETLATKTYQYANDEQIHEASISSLLIIAISILSVIIFQMIGKRGKQ, from the coding sequence ATGAAGGCCGAATTGCTCAAACGTAAGGTGAAAAAAGAATTTAATGGTTGGTGGACCATTAGTTTAGTTGGGGCGGTAGTTATTCTACTGCCCATCCTTTTTATTTTCTCCTCGATATTTCAAGAACCAAATGAAAACTGGTTTCATATTCGTCAGTATTTATTGGGGAATTATGTTGCAAACACGATTATCCTTGTCGTTTTGACTGGTGTATTTACATCCTTTTTAGGTGTAACATTGGCGTGGTTGGTCGCAGCCTATGATTTTCCCTTAAAGCGTTTTTTTCGTTGGGGACTAATGCTGCCGCTTGCAATCCCGACTTTTATAGCGGTATATACTTATCGGACGATGCTGGGTTATACCGGGGTCGTTCAAACTACGTTAAGGAACCATTTTGACTATCAATTGAAGGCAGAATGGTTAACCGTTTCGGGAATAAGTGGAGCCGTTTTTATTTTTACTCTGTTTTTATTCCCTTATGTGTACATGATAACGAGAGCATTTCTTGAAAGTCAAAGTACATCATATATCGAGAATGCAAGGCTGTTAGGACGAAAACCGTTAGCTGTCTTTTATAAAGTAGTTCTTCCTCTTTCAAGGCCTGCTATTGTTGGAGGTACTGTTTTAGTTATCTATGAAGTGCTGGGGGACTATGGAGTTACTAGCTATTTAGGTATTCATACTATTTCAACAGCTATTTTTCAAACGTGGTTCAGAATGTACGATGTAAATTCTGCGATGAGACTGGCTGCTTGGTTAATGGTAATCATTGCCGGGGTATTCTTTTTAGAAAAACTGCTTAGACAGCGGCGACGTTATCATTTAAGCAATAAATCAAGGCCGCTTGTACCTGTGAAGCTGAGAGGGATGGCTGGAATAGCAGCCTTTCTATATTGTGGAATTGTGTTTCTATTAGGATTTCTCATTCCATTTGTTCAGTTGATTGCTTGGGCAAAACTGACGTTTCATAAAGTGTGGGATGCTTCATTCTTTACATTGTTTTATCAAACCGTCTATGTAGCATTAGCATCTACATTGCTTATTCTTATTCTTTCCGTTGTTGTTGCAAATGTTTGTCGCTCTCATTCTTCATTTTCGTTCATTATATCGAAATGTGTAACTCTTGGTTACTCGATTCCTGGTCCGATTATCGCAATTGGTGTACTAGCTGTTTTTATCTCGCTTGATAAATGGCTCGCTCCGATCTACTCTTCTATGGGACTCGGTGAAGCACCGCTCATTTTAAGTTTATCTTTAGTGATGTTAATCGTTGGCTATTTCATTCGTTTTATGGCTACTGGATTTAACGCTATTGAAGTGGGCTTTGAGAAGGTTGGAACGAAATATACGGAAGCTTCAAGAATACTTGGATTAGGTGTGACAAAAACGTTCTTTAAAGTGGACCTTCCTTTAATTAAAGGGTCGCTTATTAGTGGATTTATTGTAACGTTTGTGGAAATCTGCAAGGAACTGCCGTTGGCTTTGTTGTTGAGACCTTTCAATTTTGAAACGCTGGCAACAAAGACCTATCAGTATGCAAATGATGAGCAAATACATGAGGCTTCTATTTCATCGCTTTTAATAATTGCAATTAGTATTTTATCTGTAATCATTTTTCAAATGATAGGTAAGAGGGGGAAACAATGA
- a CDS encoding ABC transporter ATP-binding protein — MSIVEIEGLTFSFSRKEAPIINGFSFSMEKGEIVGILGQSGSGKSTLLRLISGLEMPMKGTIKIAGTTVVSEGVFIHPEERGVGMVFQDYALFPHMTVKDNILFGLSRLPRKQRKSRVDEMLELVQMESFEKRYPHELSGGQQQRIALARALAPKPNILLMDEPFSNLDADLKESIREELGIILKKADMTCIMVTHDRKDVEAICDYSIVVGQSNVPNDLNGNKIHTIK, encoded by the coding sequence ATGAGTATTGTCGAAATTGAAGGTCTTACTTTTTCATTTTCTCGCAAAGAGGCTCCGATTATTAATGGTTTCTCCTTTTCTATGGAAAAAGGAGAAATTGTCGGGATTCTAGGTCAAAGCGGCAGTGGGAAAAGTACGTTGCTCCGTTTGATATCAGGCTTGGAAATGCCGATGAAAGGAACGATTAAAATTGCTGGTACGACCGTTGTCAGCGAAGGGGTATTTATTCATCCGGAGGAAAGAGGAGTCGGGATGGTTTTTCAAGACTATGCTCTGTTTCCCCATATGACAGTGAAGGATAATATTCTGTTTGGCTTATCACGTCTGCCTAGAAAGCAACGAAAATCGCGTGTGGATGAGATGTTGGAGCTTGTTCAAATGGAGAGTTTTGAGAAAAGGTATCCACATGAATTAAGCGGCGGCCAGCAGCAACGGATTGCGCTTGCTAGAGCGCTTGCGCCAAAGCCAAATATATTATTGATGGATGAGCCTTTTAGTAACTTAGATGCGGATTTAAAAGAATCGATTCGAGAAGAACTAGGAATAATTTTAAAGAAGGCCGACATGACTTGTATTATGGTCACACATGATCGAAAGGATGTTGAAGCGATATGTGATTATAGCATCGTAGTCGGTCAGTCGAATGTTCCTAATGATTTAAATGGTAATAAAATCCATACTATAAAATAA
- a CDS encoding ketopantoate reductase family protein, which yields MNILVQGAGALGAYFGGRLLEAGLNVSFFVRERRAAQLAKEGLKIYSPEGNFEARDATIYTEAEQVENIDLIILAVKGYHLGQAIPQVQTIVEQTGAFVLPLLNGIEHLETLQQAIGKEKVLGGFASIIATLNEQGHVEHTSGSGAVKFGALHNEQTEICAQLEAVHNDVKTNILREENILKHMWKKYIFITSFSGITSAMQLPAGFITSTEASFAVARKVILEMSMLAEKEGIVLTEQEVETMATRLKGFREEATSSMHQDMRKGLPLEVEHLHGGALRLAAKHDVVLPVIETLYGILKPYENGKPSGL from the coding sequence ATGAATATTTTGGTGCAAGGTGCAGGAGCTTTAGGTGCTTATTTTGGTGGGAGATTGTTAGAAGCGGGTTTAAACGTTTCGTTTTTTGTGAGGGAAAGAAGGGCAGCGCAATTAGCGAAAGAAGGATTGAAAATATACAGCCCTGAAGGAAACTTTGAAGCAAGAGATGCAACGATTTATACAGAGGCTGAACAAGTTGAAAATATCGATTTAATTATACTGGCTGTAAAAGGATATCATCTTGGCCAAGCCATCCCGCAAGTTCAAACAATTGTGGAGCAGACAGGAGCGTTTGTGCTTCCTTTGTTAAATGGTATAGAGCATTTAGAAACATTGCAGCAAGCCATTGGAAAAGAAAAAGTGCTAGGAGGATTCGCCTCTATCATTGCAACGTTAAATGAACAAGGTCACGTAGAGCATACTAGTGGAAGCGGTGCTGTGAAATTTGGAGCTCTTCATAACGAGCAAACAGAAATATGTGCGCAATTAGAAGCGGTACATAATGATGTAAAAACGAATATTTTAAGGGAAGAAAATATTTTAAAGCATATGTGGAAAAAGTACATATTTATTACGTCGTTTTCAGGAATTACGTCAGCGATGCAGCTGCCAGCAGGTTTTATTACAAGTACGGAAGCGTCATTTGCTGTTGCTAGAAAGGTAATCTTGGAAATGAGCATGCTCGCTGAGAAAGAGGGAATTGTTTTAACAGAGCAAGAAGTAGAAACGATGGCAACTAGATTAAAAGGTTTCCGAGAAGAAGCAACCTCTTCCATGCACCAGGATATGAGAAAAGGACTTCCTTTAGAGGTCGAGCATTTACATGGAGGAGCACTGCGTTTGGCTGCTAAACATGATGTAGTTCTTCCTGTTATTGAAACGCTGTATGGTATATTGAAACCTTATGAAAACGGAAAGCCAAGTGGACTATAA
- a CDS encoding MFS transporter — protein MNHKPKLWTKDFLMVSTSNFLLFISFYMLMVTLAIYSIKEFHASQSEAGLASSIFVLGAVIVRPIAGKVIETVGKKNLLLFGLVLFLIMMLLYFLVNSLPLLLLIRFIHGFAFGISTTATGTIAANIIPVVRRGEGMGYFATSMNLAMAIGPFLGLVISQKFDDFMIFVATTTFSVIALVSTIFLHVPKEEKAARNIQMKSGLRFSDFFEKSTFPIAILVVICGFVYSSILSFLTAYAIEIDLVDAASFFFVMYAFFLLLSRPVTGRLFDVKGENAVIYPSLVLFGVGLIILSQAHHGISLLIAGAVIGIGFGTFQSSAQTVAINEAASHRMGLATSTFFVFYDFGIGVGPFLLGFILPLTGFRELYVGMAVIVFLGILIYYVVHGKKAAVRQREKVA, from the coding sequence ATGAATCACAAACCTAAATTATGGACGAAAGACTTTTTAATGGTTTCAACTTCAAATTTTCTGTTATTTATATCATTTTATATGTTAATGGTAACATTAGCGATTTATTCGATTAAGGAGTTCCATGCTTCTCAAAGTGAAGCAGGGCTTGCTTCTAGTATTTTTGTTCTTGGGGCAGTCATTGTTAGACCTATTGCTGGGAAAGTGATTGAAACAGTTGGAAAAAAGAATTTACTGCTTTTTGGTTTAGTTTTATTTCTAATCATGATGCTATTGTATTTTCTAGTAAATAGTTTACCGCTTTTATTATTAATTAGATTCATTCATGGTTTTGCTTTTGGGATTAGTACAACAGCTACTGGGACGATTGCGGCCAATATTATCCCAGTGGTACGACGTGGAGAAGGAATGGGGTATTTTGCGACAAGTATGAACTTGGCTATGGCAATCGGTCCCTTTTTAGGATTAGTAATCAGCCAGAAGTTCGATGATTTTATGATTTTTGTGGCAACTACTACTTTTTCAGTCATTGCTTTAGTATCCACTATATTTTTACATGTACCAAAAGAAGAGAAGGCCGCAAGGAACATTCAAATGAAGAGTGGCTTACGCTTTAGTGATTTCTTTGAAAAAAGCACCTTTCCTATTGCGATTCTTGTTGTGATTTGTGGTTTTGTTTACTCAAGTATTTTATCTTTCTTGACTGCGTATGCAATAGAAATTGACTTAGTAGATGCTGCTAGTTTTTTCTTTGTGATGTATGCGTTTTTTCTGTTACTGTCTAGACCAGTAACAGGCAGATTATTTGATGTAAAAGGTGAAAATGCTGTCATTTACCCATCGCTAGTTTTATTTGGGGTAGGCTTGATAATCCTGAGTCAGGCCCATCATGGAATTAGTTTACTTATAGCTGGAGCAGTAATTGGAATTGGCTTTGGTACATTTCAATCAAGTGCTCAAACCGTTGCTATTAATGAAGCGGCGAGTCACAGAATGGGGTTAGCAACCTCTACCTTTTTTGTGTTCTATGATTTTGGGATTGGCGTTGGCCCGTTCTTATTAGGATTTATTTTACCTCTTACAGGGTTTCGTGAATTATATGTAGGTATGGCTGTTATCGTCTTTCTTGGCA